The Pichia kudriavzevii chromosome 3, complete sequence nucleotide sequence GGGTAAGAAGAAGTTGTAGTTGACCTATTAGCAATCAATTGGACCCACTCCACCGTTGTATTTAAGTATATATAAGTATAAACATACTACTCTATCAGACAACCACTGTGTGTAATAAAGTTATAACATCTGACACGTCCAAACTACCCGCTTTTACTTGGGTGGAATTGTCTGTATTAAGTGGTGAGAATTTCCCCAattttgccatttttcCTTCACAAGAATACAGCTCTGTGCTGCAATAACAACCACTTTGGTATCGGTTTCTCCTGTTCGGCTCTTTCCCAAATCACCAATACGAGCTAGATATGTCACTTACAAATAGTCTACCAGAGACGACATACACATTTGAAGTTACATCTCGTGCACAACTAAACGCACTTCCCTTTGAAGAACTCTCTAAGCATAGATCTGAGATTGATGCAGATCTAGCGGTTTTGTTTGATCATCTGCAGAATAAACTGCACGCTAATATGGATACAGAGCTATTAACATTAGATGGATTCCCAAGAGCTGATATAGATGTTGTACAAATTCGTCTCTGTCGTGcaaaaatcatcaaattacAAAATGACTACAAATGGATCAGTGAAACCTTGTTGGAAAAAATGCAACAACAGCTGCAACAGAATGCTTAACATTTGAGAGTCCCTGCACCTCTCATATCTCTATTATAACCTTGTCGGAAAATGTGTACTCTATTCTTAACCACCGTGTAATGTACTTGTAAACGAAACCAGGTCACCATCTTCTAAAATATACTCCTCCTTGTCTTCTAACTCCCAGTCTGTGTCGTTGATCAACACTAGTATTCCAGGACGAACGGTTTCTTCTTGTATAAACATGTCTAGATCACGTGGGTTGTCAATCAGACCAGCCATGTGATCAATTAAGTCTTTTACCGTAACTTCGTTTGAAGGAGATGAAACCTTCAGCTTCAGAGTCTTGTCAGAATGGAACACTTGGTCCATCCCTCCTAGAAGTTCTACCTTCACCGATACTGTTCCCATATTTCCCTTACAAGCTTGTTGTTCGGCTCTAGGCATTCAATTTCCCGTTCCCCGACACAGGTGGAGTAAAAAAAGGTGTTGGAAAATTTCGTAGActcatttctttctcatTCAGGTCCTGACTCATTCTCGGAATTTCATCTCCCCACATCCTTTGGGCTATATAATGGATTGTTTCCTCTCATTTTagctttgtttttctttatctctAAGTTGtttgatatatatatatatatatatatatatatatatataatatataCTACAATAACTGcaagtgaaaaaaaactacCTGGACATGCCTATGTTGAAAGACCCCTCTATTAAGTACAAACCATTTGACCCCAAACTAACTTTAAATGATCGTCAATGGCCTTCTAAAACTCTAACCAAGCCACCAAGATGGCTATCTACTGATTTAAGGGATGGTAACCAATCTTTGCCTGACCCAATGTCCATACCCGAGAAAAAGGCATATTTTACCAAGcttgttgaaattggatTCAAGGAGATCGAAGTTGCCTTTCCTTCGGCTTCACagattgattttgattttacaAAATGGTGTGTTGAAAATGCTCCCTCTGATGTTTCTATTCAAGTCTTATCACCATGTCGTCCTGATTTGATCAAACGAACAATTGAATCCTTGAAAGGTGCTAAAAGAGCCACTGTTCACATTTATTTAGCCACCTCAGATTGTTTCCGAactgttgttttcaatatgaCACCGGACGAAACTCTTGCAAAAGCAGTTGAATGCACATCACTTGTTAGATCTTTAACTAAAGATAATCACGAACTTGAGAATACTGATTGGGATTTCGAGTTCTCACCAGAGACATTTTCTGATACTTCGCCTGGTTTTGCCCTAAAGGTTTGTGAAGTTGTAAAGGAGGCATGGGGACCAACTACTGAGAAACcaatcattttcaatctaCCTGCAACAGTTGAAATGTCGACTCCAAATGTTTATGCAGATcaaattgaatatttctcGAGGAATATATCGAATAGGGAGACCGTCTGTATCTCTTTGCACCCTCATAATGACCGTGGTTGTGCAGTTGCTGCAGCAGAGCTAGCGCAATTGGCTGGTGCTGATAGAGTCGAAGGCTGCCTTTTTGGTAATGGTGAAAGAACAGGTAATGTTGATCTTGTCACGCTGGCCCTCAACCTCTATACCCAAGGTATTCATCCAAACATCGATTTCTCTGATTTATCCTCTGTTATCGAAATAGTGGAAAAATGTaacaaaattccaattcaCCCAAGAGCTCCATATGGGGGGCAATTGGTTGTCTGTGCATTTTCTGGCTCTCATCAGgatgcaatcaaaaagGGTTTCAAGAAATACGAAGAACAAGTTACTCAAACTGGTGATATTACTTGGAAGATTCCATATTTACCATTAGATCCACAGGACATCGGACGTACTTATGAAGCCATCATTAGAGTTAATTCCCAGTCCGGAAAAGGTGGTGCGTCTTGGATCATTTTAAGGAATCTGGAATTAGATTTGCCAAGAGGTTTACAAATAGACTTCTCCAAGCATGTTCAATTAGAGTCTGAATGGAGAGGAagagaattgaaaactaaAGAGATTATAGACCTTTTCAAGGACAAGTATTTTGTctatgatgaaaatgatgcCAATGATACCGAAACAACCGCAATGCTTGATTACTTGAAACTAACTAATTATACAGTTACTAACTCTGAGAAGACTAGGGATATCATTGCACATATCTCCTCTAAGAGTAAAGAACTAGAAATAAAGGGGTCAGGAAATGGTCCTATTTCCGCTCTTGCCAATGCATTTAGCAATTATTTTGGAATTAACATTGATGTTATTCATTACAATGAACATACTCTAGGTAAGGATTCTCAATCTAAGGCCGTAGGCTATATTGGCATCCGTGCTGGTGATAATGAGTCAATCATATGGGGTGTGGGTATTAATGAAGATGTTACCGAAGCAGGTATGATTGCCATTGTTAACACTATTAACGTATGCATCAGGgataaaatcatcaaattaaAGTAATAGAAACAAGTGCAGTATATATAAGTTGTTTTGTAACAGACCAACTTTCCCGTGTTATATTAAAGTAGCTAAAAGAGCTTACGCCGCTGCTCTCCTACGGTGTGAATATTTGCTTTAGTACTTGTGaaacatatatatatgtgtgTATATGGATTTTATATCTAATCTATATTGGAAACT carries:
- a CDS encoding uncharacterized protein (PKUD0C01070; similar to Saccharomyces cerevisiae YIL007C (NAS2); ancestral locus Anc_7.130), with the protein product MSLTNSLPETTYTFEVTSRAQLNALPFEELSKHRSEIDADLAVLFDHLQNKLHANMDTELLTLDGFPRADIDVVQIRLCRAKIIKLQNDYKWISETLLEKMQQQLQQNA
- a CDS encoding uncharacterized protein (PKUD0C01080; similar to Saccharomyces cerevisiae YIL008W (URM1); ancestral locus Anc_7.129); the encoded protein is MPRAEQQACKGNMGTVSVKVELLGGMDQVFHSDKTLKLKVSSPSNEVTVKDLIDHMAGLIDNPRDLDMFIQEETVRPGILVLINDTDWELEDKEEYILEDGDLVSFTSTLHGG
- a CDS encoding uncharacterized protein (PKUD0C01090; Pfam Domains: HMGL-like(2.3e-105)|LeuA_dimer(9.6e-17)), encoding MPMLKDPSIKYKPFDPKLTLNDRQWPSKTLTKPPRWLSTDLRDGNQSLPDPMSIPEKKAYFTKLVEIGFKEIEVAFPSASQIDFDFTKWCVENAPSDVSIQVLSPCRPDLIKRTIESLKGAKRATVHIYLATSDCFRTVVFNMTPDETLAKAVECTSLVRSLTKDNHELENTDWDFEFSPETFSDTSPGFALKVCEVVKEAWGPTTEKPIIFNLPATVEMSTPNVYADQIEYFSRNISNRETVCISLHPHNDRGCAVAAAELAQLAGADRVEGCLFGNGERTGNVDLVTLALNLYTQGIHPNIDFSDLSSVIEIVEKCNKIPIHPRAPYGGQLVVCAFSGSHQDAIKKGFKKYEEQVTQTGDITWKIPYLPLDPQDIGRTYEAIIRVNSQSGKGGASWIILRNLELDLPRGLQIDFSKHVQLESEWRGRELKTKEIIDLFKDKYFVYDENDANDTETTAMLDYLKLTNYTVTNSEKTRDIIAHISSKSKELEIKGSGNGPISALANAFSNYFGINIDVIHYNEHTLGKDSQSKAVGYIGIRAGDNESIIWGVGINEDVTEAGMIAIVNTINVCIRDKIIKLK